A section of the Deinococcus sp. KNUC1210 genome encodes:
- a CDS encoding site-specific integrase gives MRATPDRVPDHQKRRPYPKADLTKLQEAVVILLGAHLGLRVSEMIALRRAEVHLGDEQLWLSVERGKGGKRREVSISRSAGTALARWLRMTLGLTEHVMSWRTGRTVERQALCERVGGLRFSLPLRFACQERD, from the coding sequence GTGCGGGCCACCCCCGACCGGGTGCCCGACCACCAGAAGCGTCGCCCGTACCCAAAGGCCGACCTGACAAAGCTCCAGGAAGCCGTGGTGATTCTGCTGGGGGCCCACCTGGGACTCCGGGTGAGCGAGATGATCGCGCTGCGCCGGGCCGAGGTGCATCTGGGAGACGAACAGCTGTGGCTGAGTGTTGAGCGCGGCAAGGGCGGCAAGCGCAGAGAAGTAAGCATCAGTCGCTCGGCGGGCACGGCGCTAGCGAGGTGGCTGCGGATGACACTCGGCCTGACTGAGCATGTGATGTCCTGGCGTACGGGACGCACGGTCGAACGGCAGGCGCTGTGTGAACGGGTGGGCGGCCTGAGATTTTCGCTACCCCTGCGCTTCGCCTGCCAGGAGCGCGATTAA
- a CDS encoding SDR family NAD(P)-dependent oxidoreductase, protein MMIDLTGRTALVTGSTAGIGRATAEGLARAGASVVINGRSAERIDTAVREMRLAFPTSSISGMIADLSTAEGAEKLFAQVPDVDILVNNVGSAHLREYNGFEDIAKIPDEDWLGLFQANVMSGVRATRHYLPQMVAKGWGRVVFVSSESAVNIPKEMLDYGVSKIAQLAVSRGFAEAVAGTGVTVNAVLPGPTRSEALGSLLAQQAQAQGITQEQAEQGFLASARPTSLIQRFSTTDEIANMIVYVSSEQASATTGAALRVDGGVVRFVA, encoded by the coding sequence ATGATGATTGACCTTACTGGCCGGACGGCCCTCGTGACTGGATCAACCGCAGGCATCGGCCGGGCCACCGCAGAGGGACTGGCGCGAGCCGGCGCTTCAGTCGTCATCAACGGGCGCAGCGCCGAGCGGATCGACACGGCCGTGCGTGAAATGCGGCTTGCCTTTCCGACAAGCAGCATCAGCGGCATGATCGCCGATCTTTCGACGGCCGAGGGTGCTGAGAAGCTCTTCGCACAGGTACCTGATGTCGATATCCTCGTCAACAATGTCGGCTCGGCGCACCTACGGGAATACAACGGCTTCGAGGACATCGCAAAGATTCCCGATGAGGACTGGCTTGGCCTGTTCCAGGCCAACGTGATGAGTGGTGTGCGCGCGACCCGCCACTATCTGCCCCAGATGGTTGCCAAAGGCTGGGGCCGGGTGGTCTTCGTCAGCAGCGAGTCCGCCGTCAATATTCCCAAGGAAATGCTCGACTATGGAGTATCGAAGATTGCGCAACTCGCCGTCTCACGGGGCTTCGCTGAGGCGGTTGCGGGCACCGGCGTGACCGTCAACGCCGTGCTGCCTGGCCCGACAAGATCCGAGGCGCTGGGCAGCTTATTGGCACAGCAGGCACAGGCACAGGGGATCACGCAGGAGCAGGCCGAGCAGGGCTTCCTCGCGTCAGCCCGGCCGACCAGTCTCATTCAGCGGTTCTCGACGACAGATGAGATCGCCAACATGATCGTGTATGTCAGTTCAGAACAAGCCTCGGCCACGACCGGTGCGGCGCTTCGCGTAGACGGCGGCGTCGTCCGCTTCGTTGCCTGA
- a CDS encoding Rrf2 family transcriptional regulator yields the protein MKSQYAVAIHILSMIALNPQRTFSSEDLASSVGTHAVVIRSTVSLLRSAGLVETQQGIAGIQLTLRPEELTLLQVYRAVDAPESVFRLHERPNPQCSVGGNILDTLGSVFGEAQAVLDAHLAKVTLADVMSDLARRIG from the coding sequence ATGAAAAGCCAGTACGCCGTCGCCATCCACATCCTCTCCATGATCGCCTTGAACCCCCAACGCACCTTCAGCTCAGAAGACCTCGCGAGCAGTGTGGGCACCCATGCGGTCGTTATCCGCAGTACGGTCAGCCTTCTGCGTTCTGCTGGCCTGGTGGAGACTCAGCAGGGGATCGCTGGCATTCAACTCACGCTCAGGCCGGAAGAACTCACACTTCTTCAGGTGTACCGCGCGGTCGATGCGCCGGAGTCGGTCTTCAGACTGCACGAGCGGCCCAATCCCCAGTGCTCCGTTGGTGGGAATATTCTGGATACGCTGGGATCGGTTTTTGGAGAGGCGCAAGCGGTATTGGATGCTCACCTGGCGAAGGTCACCCTCGCAGACGTGATGTCCGACCTCGCCCGACGGATCGGTTGA
- a CDS encoding erythromycin esterase family protein — translation MDPSQSVGNTADAWHLRAMADDLLGFLETQRPGLGSHPDLWTAQVHARTALGLLRYHANLAAPSPDRISQMLALRAVMMTDNLHAIAEREEERGPTLVFAHSSHLQRRVSQIRMDTIKADWWSAGAHLLGRGVPYAVLVMSRDKDAALLLPDAGEAHRRSGAHLYATLGRLERDGVLILPEEAQPV, via the coding sequence ATGGATCCCAGCCAGTCTGTCGGGAACACAGCAGATGCCTGGCACCTGCGAGCAATGGCCGATGACCTGCTGGGGTTTCTCGAAACACAGCGTCCTGGACTTGGGTCGCACCCAGATCTCTGGACAGCGCAGGTGCACGCACGAACGGCCTTAGGGCTGTTGCGTTACCACGCCAACCTCGCCGCCCCCTCGCCGGACCGCATCTCGCAGATGCTGGCCCTGCGGGCCGTGATGATGACAGACAACCTGCATGCGATTGCCGAACGAGAAGAGGAGCGCGGCCCCACGCTGGTCTTTGCCCACAGCTCACACCTGCAGCGTCGGGTCAGCCAGATTCGGATGGACACCATAAAGGCGGATTGGTGGTCTGCGGGCGCACATCTCCTTGGACGAGGTGTACCGTACGCCGTTCTTGTCATGTCCCGCGACAAGGACGCCGCTTTGCTCTTACCAGACGCTGGGGAAGCGCATCGACGGAGCGGGGCTCACCTCTACGCCACTCTAGGACGCCTTGAGCGAGATGGCGTCCTCATCCTTCCTGAAGAAGCGCAGCCAGTATGA
- a CDS encoding erythromycin esterase family protein — MPNQMSQFGWPMTDPAAALSAFLATLPASLQLLGLGEPTHGVEAFPLWRNRVFQTLVDTQGFRSIAIESDITAGLQVDAHLASGQGTLDEVMTGGFSHGFGASQANRDLVIWMRQFNAGRNEMNRLRFYGFDPPIENMWAASPRPALLAFHEFLAHHFPLFP; from the coding sequence ATGCCAAACCAGATGTCGCAGTTCGGCTGGCCCATGACCGATCCCGCTGCCGCCCTCTCCGCCTTCCTCGCCACGTTGCCTGCCTCGCTTCAACTGCTGGGGCTGGGTGAACCTACCCACGGCGTCGAGGCGTTCCCACTCTGGCGCAACCGTGTCTTCCAGACCCTGGTCGACACCCAGGGATTCCGCTCCATTGCCATCGAAAGCGACATCACTGCGGGCCTGCAGGTCGACGCCCACCTTGCCTCCGGCCAGGGCACGCTAGACGAGGTGATGACCGGCGGGTTCAGCCACGGCTTCGGAGCAAGCCAGGCCAATCGGGACCTGGTGATCTGGATGCGTCAGTTCAATGCTGGACGCAACGAGATGAACCGCCTGCGGTTCTACGGTTTTGATCCACCCATCGAGAACATGTGGGCGGCCAGTCCACGACCGGCCTTGCTGGCCTTCCACGAGTTCCTGGCGCACCACTTTCCCCTCTTCCCGTAG
- a CDS encoding TetR/AcrR family transcriptional regulator: MLEQAILNAAWETLETVGYSGLTLEAVAQRAGTSRPVLHRRWPGRLELAVAALAHRLESVPIIVPDLGNVREELAVLLRRLGERSAPLVRVALNIGTELTVSGSTYAEFREHLLQQVVAPDVFEEVLERGVARGELVAERLTPKVRALPMTLGRHDMIMTSTPPTDSDIYEMLDEIFLPLVSTETVLAP, encoded by the coding sequence GTGCTCGAACAGGCAATTCTCAACGCCGCATGGGAGACGTTAGAGACAGTCGGTTACTCGGGACTGACCCTGGAGGCCGTGGCACAGCGGGCAGGAACCAGCCGCCCAGTACTTCACCGCCGCTGGCCAGGACGCCTGGAACTTGCCGTGGCGGCACTCGCCCACCGATTGGAAAGCGTGCCAATCATTGTCCCCGACCTTGGCAATGTACGAGAGGAGCTGGCGGTCCTGTTGCGGCGCCTGGGGGAACGCAGCGCGCCGCTGGTCCGGGTCGCGCTCAACATCGGCACCGAACTGACAGTCAGCGGATCAACGTATGCCGAGTTCCGGGAGCATCTCTTACAGCAGGTGGTAGCCCCTGACGTCTTCGAGGAAGTGTTGGAGCGCGGCGTCGCACGTGGGGAGCTCGTTGCGGAGAGGCTCACACCAAAAGTGAGGGCGCTCCCAATGACCCTGGGGCGACACGACATGATCATGACCTCTACCCCACCCACAGACAGCGACATCTATGAGATGCTCGACGAGATCTTCTTGCCCCTGGTGAGCACTGAAACGGTTCTGGCACCTTAA
- a CDS encoding FAD-dependent monooxygenase — MNLISDPTSALTLHRPTKPQTVLISGASIAGPVLAYWLNKFGFDVTVVERSGGPRGSGYPIDVRGPALTVLKHMGLLDEVRQQRLHTRRLSFVDDQGALIGALKMDDAESEGHDIELPRGALTSLLYRQTLGTGVHYRFNDSIETLQQDDVVSVTFQSGEPEHFDLVIGADGMHSHTRELTFGPEMDFSHYLGYCFNGFSMTNLLHLSYEAITHASPGRTAVQFAVDDSDSVHAFLVYASEEPPFTRTPDLSLQRNLVARLFENEGWIVPQMLQDLQNADDLYADVVAQIRMPAWSKGRVVLVGDAAYAPSFLTGQGTSLAMVGAYVLAGELASHPDVQSACVAYEEKMRPYVDANQALVDGGSSLLVPRTAEALKARNQMIAGMDREGTQPATEAQRRAYTALTLPDYQSLLHSTC, encoded by the coding sequence ATGAATCTTATTTCGGATCCGACTTCAGCCCTTACCCTACACCGCCCCACCAAGCCGCAGACCGTCCTGATCTCCGGAGCGAGCATCGCCGGTCCAGTTCTTGCCTACTGGCTCAACAAGTTCGGTTTTGATGTGACCGTGGTCGAACGCTCGGGAGGACCCCGCGGCAGCGGGTACCCGATCGATGTCCGTGGACCGGCGCTCACGGTGCTCAAGCACATGGGATTGCTCGACGAAGTCCGTCAGCAGCGACTCCACACGCGCCGCCTGTCATTTGTGGACGACCAAGGCGCGCTCATCGGGGCTCTGAAGATGGATGATGCAGAAAGTGAGGGACACGACATCGAATTGCCCCGTGGCGCACTCACCTCACTTCTCTACCGACAGACACTTGGCACAGGCGTCCATTACCGTTTCAACGACAGCATCGAAACGCTCCAGCAGGATGATGTCGTCTCCGTGACGTTCCAGTCTGGAGAGCCGGAGCACTTCGACTTGGTGATCGGCGCAGACGGCATGCACTCCCACACCCGCGAACTCACCTTCGGACCCGAAATGGACTTCTCCCACTACTTGGGGTATTGCTTCAACGGCTTCTCCATGACTAACCTGCTTCACCTATCGTACGAGGCGATCACGCACGCGTCGCCGGGCCGCACAGCAGTACAGTTTGCGGTGGACGACTCGGACTCGGTTCACGCTTTCCTGGTGTACGCTTCCGAGGAACCACCGTTCACACGGACCCCGGACCTGTCTCTCCAGCGGAACTTGGTTGCCCGCCTGTTCGAGAATGAGGGCTGGATCGTGCCACAGATGCTTCAGGACCTACAGAACGCAGATGACTTGTACGCCGATGTGGTCGCCCAGATCCGCATGCCGGCCTGGTCGAAAGGCCGAGTGGTTCTGGTCGGCGACGCCGCATACGCCCCATCGTTCTTGACAGGTCAGGGCACCAGTCTGGCCATGGTCGGGGCCTACGTCCTCGCGGGCGAACTGGCCTCACACCCGGACGTACAGAGCGCCTGCGTGGCCTACGAGGAGAAGATGCGGCCATACGTGGACGCCAATCAGGCGCTGGTGGACGGCGGCTCATCGCTGCTGGTACCTCGTACAGCCGAGGCTCTGAAGGCTCGCAACCAAATGATTGCCGGCATGGATAGGGAAGGGACCCAACCGGCCACGGAAGCTCAGCGCCGTGCTTACACCGCGCTCACCCTTCCGGATTACCAGTCATTGCTTCACTCAACCTGCTGA
- a CDS encoding RNA-guided endonuclease InsQ/TnpB family protein — protein MMRAYKYRLSPSRLQERAFQHHLDLTRELYNAGLQERRDAYRKSGVSRSFYDQKRCLPEIKDARPEFEDVHAHVLQGTLETLDKAFKGFFRRVKAGSKAGYPRFKGVGWWDSFRYQECSTAMKAEDGTVLGWKWTTCGRPDPDGKRINLPKIGKVKVKMHRSLDGRPKTLVIKREGGEWYAVYTCEVEAQVLPPNDSVIGIDVGTRYLYTDSDGRHETNPKLLAASQRKLTLHAQSLARKKRGSGRRTKVKALLGKAHRKVARQRLDRSHKVANHLLAAHGTIVHEDLQPSKMVHGPHDLSRSIHDAGWTQLFDMLSLKAASAGRTVLRVDPSFTSQRCFQCGFICRENRSEEVFVCLSCGHHDHADVNAARNIRELGIDPEGYAAKSTRGRIGPAAPEDQALRSMSGDFCPPVLPAPV, from the coding sequence ATGATGCGGGCGTACAAATATCGCCTGTCTCCCTCCCGCCTGCAGGAACGGGCGTTTCAGCATCACCTCGACCTGACCCGCGAACTCTACAACGCCGGACTTCAGGAACGGCGGGACGCGTACCGGAAATCCGGCGTGTCCCGTTCCTTCTATGACCAGAAGCGTTGCCTGCCCGAGATCAAGGACGCCAGACCTGAATTCGAAGACGTCCACGCCCACGTCCTGCAGGGAACGCTCGAGACACTGGATAAGGCGTTCAAAGGGTTTTTCCGAAGGGTCAAGGCGGGGAGCAAGGCTGGCTACCCGAGGTTCAAAGGTGTCGGCTGGTGGGACTCGTTCCGGTATCAGGAATGCAGCACCGCCATGAAAGCCGAGGACGGAACCGTCCTCGGCTGGAAGTGGACCACCTGCGGACGGCCTGATCCGGACGGCAAGCGCATCAACCTCCCGAAGATCGGCAAGGTCAAGGTGAAGATGCACCGTTCGCTGGACGGTCGTCCGAAGACCCTGGTCATCAAGCGGGAGGGCGGCGAGTGGTACGCGGTCTACACCTGCGAGGTGGAAGCTCAGGTGCTTCCACCGAACGATTCGGTCATCGGCATCGATGTGGGGACACGGTATCTCTACACCGATTCCGACGGGCGTCATGAAACCAACCCGAAGCTGCTGGCCGCTTCACAGCGGAAACTCACCCTCCACGCCCAGTCCCTGGCCCGCAAGAAGCGGGGCAGCGGGCGGCGAACCAAGGTCAAAGCCCTGCTCGGCAAGGCGCACCGGAAGGTAGCGAGGCAGCGTCTGGACCGCAGTCACAAGGTCGCCAATCACCTCCTGGCTGCTCACGGCACCATCGTCCACGAAGACCTGCAGCCATCGAAGATGGTCCATGGCCCCCATGACCTCTCTCGGTCCATCCACGACGCTGGGTGGACGCAGTTGTTTGACATGCTGTCCCTCAAGGCTGCGAGTGCCGGTCGGACAGTCCTCCGGGTCGATCCCAGTTTTACCTCCCAGCGGTGCTTCCAGTGTGGGTTTATCTGCAGAGAGAACCGCAGTGAAGAGGTGTTCGTCTGCCTGTCGTGCGGTCACCATGACCACGCGGACGTGAACGCCGCGCGGAACATCAGAGAACTCGGGATCGACCCGGAAGGGTATGCAGCGAAGAGTACGAGGGGCCGGATCGGCCCTGCAGCGCCTGAGGATCAGGCGCTGCGAAGCATGTCCGGGGACTTCTGTCCGCCGGTCCTCCCAGCCCCTGTCTAG
- a CDS encoding transposase, which yields MECHLLVDTLGLVLGVKVHEASIQDRAGAVLLFDKVRNTFPRLQHIWADAGYTGKLTATVKKVLGWELESVKHP from the coding sequence CTGGAATGCCATCTCCTGGTCGACACGCTAGGACTCGTTCTTGGCGTCAAGGTGCATGAGGCGAGCATTCAAGACCGCGCCGGCGCGGTCTTGCTGTTCGACAAGGTTCGGAACACGTTTCCACGCCTGCAGCACATCTGGGCGGACGCTGGATATACCGGCAAACTCACGGCTACCGTCAAAAAAGTGTTGGGATGGGAACTGGAGAGTGTCAAACATCCCTAG